In a genomic window of Gossypium arboreum isolate Shixiya-1 chromosome 7, ASM2569848v2, whole genome shotgun sequence:
- the LOC108449952 gene encoding enolase, with amino-acid sequence MATIKCVKARQIFDSRGNPTVEVDVSLSDGIVARAAVPSGASTGIYEALELRDGGSDYIGKGVLKAVENVNTIIGPALVGKDPTEQAKIDNFMVQQLDGTVNEWGWCKQKLGANAILAVSLAVCKAGAMLKKIPLYQHIANLAGNKTLVLPVPAFNVINGGSHAGNKLAMQEFMILPVGASSFKEAMKMGVEVYHHLKAVIKKKYGQDATNVGDEGGFAPNIQENKEGLELLKTAISKAGYTGKVVIGMDVAASEFYDNKDKTYDLNFKEENNDGSQKISGDSLKNVYKSFVTDYPIVSIEDPFDQDDWEHYAKMTSEIGEQVQIVGDDLLVTNPKRVEKAIKEKTCNALLLKVNQIGSVTESIEAVKMSKSAGWGVMASHRSGETEDTFIADLSVGLATGQIKTGAPCRSERLAKYNQLLRIEEELGAAAVYAGAKIRAPVEPY; translated from the exons ATGGCTACGATCAAATGTGTCAAAGCCCGTCAGATCTTCGACAGTCGTGGAAACCCCACCGTTGAA GTTGATGTTTCTCTCTCTGATGGCATCGTCGCAAGAGCGGCTGTTCCTAGTGGTGCTTCCACTG GTATATATGAAGCTCTGGAATTGAGGGATGGAGGATCTGACTATATTGGAAAGGGCGTGCTTAAG GCTGTGGAGAATGTTAATACAATTATTGGACCCGCTTTGGTTGGCAAG GACCCAACAGAGCAGGccaaaattgataatttcatgGTACAACAGCTTGATGGAACAGTTAATGAATGGGGTTGGTGCAAACAAAAG CTTGGAGCAAATGCTATATTGGCTGTTTCACTTGCTGTCTGTAAAGCAGGAGCTATGTTGAAGAAGATTCCCCTTTATCAG CACATTGCCAACCTTGCTGGAAATAAGACCTTGGTCTTGCCTGTACCTGCATTCAATGTTATCAATGGAGGTTCCCATGCAGGCAATAAACTAGCAATGCag GAATTCATGATTCTACCTGTTGGGGCATCTTCTTTCAAGGAAGCCATGAAGATGGGAGTAGAAGTATATCATCACCTGAAG GCTGTTATAAAGAAGAAGTATGGACAAGATGCTACCAACGTCGGTGATGAAGGTGGCTTTGCTCCTAACATTCAG GAAAATAAAGAGGGACTTGAGCTCTTGAAGACAGCTATATCAAAAGCAGGGTATACTGGAAAG GTTGTTATTGGAATGGATGTTGCTGCTTCAGAGTTCTATGATAACAAGGATAAAACCTATGACTTGAATTTCAAGGAAGAG AACAATGATGGATCGCAAAAAATTTCAGGAGACAGTTTGAAGAATGTTTACAAGTCATTCGTGACTGATTATCCAATTGTCTCCATTGAAGATCCATTTGATCAGGATGATTGGGAGCACTATGCAAAAATGACAAGTGAAATTGGTGAACAAGTGCAGATTGTTGGTGATGATCTCCTTGTCACAAATCCTAag CGTGTGGAGAAAGCAATTAAGGAGAAGACCTGCAATGCTCTTTTATTGAAG GTGAATCAAATTGGTTCTGTAACTGAAAGTATTGAAGCTGTAAAAATGTCTAAATCTGCCGGTTGGGGAGTCATGGCAAGCCACCGCAG TGGTGAAACCGAGGATACTTTCATAGCAGACCTTTCAGTTGGGTTGGCAACA GGCCAAATCAAGACCGGCGCACCGTGCAGATCAGAACGTCTTGCCAAGTACAACCAG CTTCTGAGGATTGAAGAAGAGCTTGGAGCTGCTGCAGTTTATGCAGGAGCAAAGATCAGAGCACCAGTAGAACCATATTGA
- the LOC108458714 gene encoding polyadenylate-binding protein, cytoplasmic and nuclear-like — MRRKKSRAKRRVARSNEEDTAGVDDEPGASKDAVEAAEEAGIQSEKDVNQEIDCFKEEFEEVENVVIAVMEMDSIIQHNSGDVVQIESNFTDGSIRKNDLCSEVNGVGESEKSDNLDVSVECSKFEEVIEDGTVRGQNLTSNIQVMDVDSGSGIVNGEEAKDHENSEQKSLEEEPSSARIAVMTLDGQTNDGYNNKDGNDREKEEESRGGWEQNEDIAVTDVNEGSQVVDHDSSTKQKKEKQLEIHVGGLHKEIVEKDLFEIFGKFGEVQSARIVRHRTTKKSKGFAFIQYATTEQAKKVLSDLKHGIEVKGKLAKLSISHDRDVLYLGRICRTWTKEDVLGKLKGYGIENIDEIQVPNDPKDDRKIKGFAFLRFNTFSDAKAALHRLRKPDAAFGNARGAKIAFARTPMHPREKVRLQVKTIYVEGIPKSWDVHKLKEICEQYAETKKVKISRNLSNKGKDFGFISFTTRGGAVACVEGMNKLRYGGNVKVKAYIARPLVQTRLQKSSCLGLKFSKRHRNSDWLKLKGHARSKGVKKESDVRAATVIYKSKIWGTKEKPAAAVYKNNQDPLNSKHTIEGKRNEQQGIAPESHDAEDGLSTKPKKTDFKRNNRKRQRNLMHSKRSSNKPEGSVLMRERNHMHSKRSSNKPEGSVLMRERNHMHSKRSSNKPEGSVLKRERNHLHSKRSSNKREGTSQGRHIRPSRGSKSRSYVRKGHGRGADSIAYRIPIKEAYAPSTSGYPGSAHGAISGSKRPSSYMESHAGFAQPVKHNDQYLTECIAPSFHHQRQAYAGYLKLDHYERQPPAKYFKPAIGNDALPHAGFLESSFRKQSFDGARRIAEYSGPDNQGPVHGSGSAYSRPYVPNNLSYAGYEGNSNGGGYHGFRRAYTARQAHY, encoded by the exons ATGCGTCGGAAGAAGAGCAGAGCTAAACGGCGAGTCGCCCGATCCAACGAGGAAGACACGGCGGGAGTCGACGATGAGCCGGGAGCTTCGAAGGATGCTGTGGAAGCTGCCGAGGAGGCTGGTATCCAGAGTGAGAAGGACGTTAATCAAGAGATTGATTGTTTTAAAGAGGAGTTTGAGGAAGTTGAGAATGTGGTAATTGCTGTCATGGAGATggactcaataattcaacacaacAGCGGTGACGTTGTTCAAATTGAATCGAATTTTACTGATGGAAGTATTCGTAAAAATGACTTGTGTTCAGAAGTAAATGGTGTGGGTGAGAGCGAGAAATCGGATAATTTGGATGTTAGTGTGGAGTGTAGTAAATTTGAGGAGGTTATTGAGGATGGGACTGTTAGGGGACAGAATTTGACTTCGAACATCCAAGTTATGGACGTGGATTCAGGGAGTGGAATCGTCAATGGTGAGGAAGCCAAGGATCATGAAAATTCAG AACAGAAATCACTCGAAGAGGAACCATCTTCTGCTAGAATTGCAGTCATGACATTAGATGGGCAAACCAATGATGGTTACAACAACAAGGATGGTAATGATAGGGAAAAAGAGGAGGAGAGCAGAGGTGGCTGGGAACAAAATGAAGACATTGCAGTTACTGATGTCAATGAAGGGTCTCAGGTAGTTGACCACGACTCTTCAActaagcaaaagaaagaaaagcaaCTGGAAATACATGTTGGAGGTCTGCATAAAGAGATAGTTGAAAAAGACTTGTTTGAAATATTTGGAAAGTTTGGGGAAGTCCAAAGTGCAAGGATTGTGAGGCATCGAACCACAAAAAAAAGCAAAGGATTTGCTTTTATTCAATATGCCACAACTGAGCAAGCCAAGAAAGTTCTTTCTGACTTGAAGCATGGCATAGAG GTGAAAGGAAAGCTTGCTAAGTTATCAATCAGTCATGACCGTGATGTTCTATATCTGGGACGTATTTGCAGAACATGGACCAAAGAGGAT GTGCTTGGGAAGTTGAAAGGCTATGGAATTGAAAACATTGATGAGATACAAGTACCCAATGATCCTAAGGATGATAGGAAGATTAAAGGTTTTGCTTTCTTGAGATTCAATACCTTCTCTGATGCAAAGGCTGCATTGCACCGTTTAAGGAAACCAGATGCAGCTTTTGGCAATGCAAGAGGTGCTAAAATTGCTTTTGCTCGCACCCCAATGCATCCAAGAGAGAAAGTTCGGTTACAG GTGAAAACTATTTATGTTGAGGGGATACCAAAGTCTTGGGATGTACACAAACTTAAAGAGATCTGTGAACAATATGCTGAGACTAAAAAGGTCAAAATATCTAGGAATTTAAGCAATAAAGGCAAGGATTTTGGATTCATTTCTTTCACTACCCGTGGAGGTGCTGTGGCTTGTGTGGAAGGGATGAATAAATTGCGATATGGAGGAAACGTCAAG GTTAAAGCTTATATTGCAAGGCCTCTTGTTCAAACACGGCTGCAAAAAAGCTCTTGTTTAGGACTAAAATTTAGTAAAAGGCATAGAAACAGTGATTGGTTGAAGTTGAAAGGCCATGCCAGGTCTAAAGGCGTTAAAAAAGAGAGTGATGTGAGAGCAGCAACCGTCATATACAAGTCAAAGATTTGGGGGACCAAAGAGAAGCCAGCTGCAGCTGTGTATAAAAATAATCAGGATCCTTTGAATTCAAAGCATACAATAGAAGGTAAAAGAAATGAACAACAAGGCATTGCCCCTGAAAGTCATGACGCTGAAGATGGACTATCTACCAAGCCCAAGAAAACTGATTTCAAGAGGAATAATAGAAAGAGACAAAGGAACCTTATGCACAGTAAGAGGTCATCAAACAAACCAGAAGGTTCTGTATTAATGAGAGAAAGGAACCATATGCACAGTAAGAGGTCATCAAACAAACCAGAAGGTTCTGTATTAATGAGAGAAAGGAACCATATGCACAGTAAGAGGTCATCAAACAAACCAGAAGGTTCTGTATTAAAGAGAGAAAGGAACCATCTGCACAGTAAGAGGTCATCAAATAAACGAGAAG GTACCTCACAAGGTCGACATATTCGTCCTTCTCGAGGTTCAAAGAGCAGATCTTATGTACGGAAGGGACATGGCAGGGGTGCAGATTCTATTGCATATAGAATACCAATTAAAGAGGCATATGCTCCATCCACTAGTGGGTATCCAGGATCAGCTCATGGTGCTATTTCTGGATCCAAAAGGCCTTCTTCTTATATG GAATCTCATGCCGGATTCGCACAACCTGTGAAGCACAATGACCAATATCTCACAGAATGTATCGCACCTTCTTTTCATCATCAAAGGCAAGCTTATGCAGGGTATCTTAAGCTAGATCACTATGAAAGACAACCTCCTGCTAAGTACTTCAAACCTGCTATTGGGAATGATGCCCTACCTCATGCAGGATTTCTTGAGTCTTCTTTCAGAAAGCAAAGTTTTGATGGAGCCAGAAG GATTGCCGAGTATAGTGGCCCGGACAATCAAGGGCCTGTTCATGGATCAG GATCAGCTTATTCACGCCCTTATGTTCCAAACAACTTGAGCTATGCTGGATATGAG GGCAATAGTAATGGTGGTGGCTACCATGGGTTTAGGAGAGCATACACAGCAAGGCAAGCACACTATTGA